In one Acuticoccus sp. I52.16.1 genomic region, the following are encoded:
- the nuoK gene encoding NADH-quinone oxidoreductase subunit NuoK produces MTLASVLIVAAGLIGIGLYGALSQQSFVMLMMGLELIMNGALLAVLGFWSFALGGMPEGQLLAIVIMAVMAVEMAAGFALVVAVYRNRQADVTESLTTLKQ; encoded by the coding sequence ATGACGCTCGCCTCGGTTCTCATCGTTGCCGCGGGGCTCATCGGCATCGGCCTCTACGGCGCACTATCGCAGCAGTCCTTCGTCATGCTGATGATGGGGCTCGAGCTGATCATGAACGGGGCGCTTCTGGCGGTGCTCGGCTTCTGGTCGTTCGCGCTCGGCGGGATGCCGGAGGGGCAGCTCCTCGCGATCGTCATCATGGCCGTCATGGCGGTGGAGATGGCGGCCGGGTTCGCGCTCGTCGTCGCCGTTTACCGCAACCGGCAGGCGGACGTCACCGAAAGCCTCACGACGCTGAAACAATGA
- a CDS encoding NADH-quinone oxidoreductase subunit A codes for MFVALVLAAYRAAGPRCSPWPQRLPFLGGGEADTHAWQRYHVRFYTMTLVFIAFEMEMMFMYPWAVVFVEEGLKALAEMGMFLAILSLGILYGWREGIFRWQ; via the coding sequence ATCTTCGTCGCGCTCGTCCTGGCGGCGTACCGGGCGGCCGGCCCGCGATGTTCGCCCTGGCCGCAGCGGCTTCCCTTCCTTGGCGGCGGTGAAGCCGACACGCACGCCTGGCAGCGCTACCATGTGCGCTTCTACACGATGACGCTCGTCTTCATCGCCTTCGAGATGGAGATGATGTTCATGTACCCGTGGGCGGTCGTGTTCGTCGAAGAGGGCCTGAAGGCGCTCGCCGAGATGGGGATGTTCCTGGCCATTCTCTCCCTCGGCATCCTCTATGGTTGGCGCGAAGGGATCTTCCGGTGGCAGTAG
- the cueR gene encoding Cu(I)-responsive transcriptional regulator, translating into MNIGQAAKESGVNAKMIRYYESIGLIGAVERSAAGYRSYAPADIQTLRFVRRARDLGFSINQIAELLKLWGDGSRASADVKSVALAHIAELEGKIADMQAMVSSLRNLASHCSGDERPECPIIDDLAEAGGGAGRPNSQRRASASKGGPATRPATTSA; encoded by the coding sequence ATGAACATCGGGCAGGCTGCGAAGGAGTCTGGTGTCAACGCCAAGATGATCCGATACTATGAAAGTATTGGCCTCATAGGCGCGGTCGAACGATCTGCTGCGGGGTACCGAAGCTACGCACCAGCCGATATCCAGACCCTTCGCTTCGTCAGGCGGGCGCGTGATCTCGGCTTTTCGATCAATCAGATTGCGGAGCTGTTGAAACTCTGGGGGGACGGGTCGAGAGCGAGCGCGGACGTGAAGTCCGTTGCGCTGGCCCACATCGCAGAGCTGGAAGGCAAGATCGCGGACATGCAGGCGATGGTCTCGTCGCTGCGAAACCTCGCCTCCCACTGCTCCGGCGACGAACGCCCGGAGTGTCCGATCATCGACGACCTTGCTGAAGCAGGGGGCGGAGCGGGCCGGCCGAATTCCCAACGCCGTGCATCGGCGTCGAAAGGCGGCCCCGCAACGAGACCCGCTACTACGAGCGCGTGA
- a CDS encoding DUF6692 family protein, producing the protein MSYLRFAAMILTSTAVMFVLMYLNTYLFSHVFFSETRTYMAIMMGAVMTLIMLAFMLAMYKNTRLNFAIFAGAVVVFGVSLWLVRSQVTVGDTSYMRAMIPHHSIAIMTSSRADISDPRVRKLADEIIYAQDKEIAEMRFLIDDIDRNGDGTGTAAPSASAMTLDEALATADLPSLDPQFMTDDEIALGLSGGTTCRFTYTEGSRPVLALASDGAALMKISGDLVQLQADPASLARGPTAAAAGVSMAVNGPTGDLLAGDGERDAVLTMSLDRGMTVGYSGFYDCRT; encoded by the coding sequence GTGTCTTATTTGCGTTTCGCTGCGATGATCCTGACGTCGACAGCCGTCATGTTCGTCCTCATGTATCTGAACACGTATCTCTTCAGTCACGTCTTCTTCTCGGAGACGCGGACGTACATGGCGATCATGATGGGCGCGGTCATGACGCTGATCATGCTGGCCTTCATGCTGGCAATGTACAAGAACACCCGCCTCAATTTTGCGATCTTCGCCGGCGCGGTAGTCGTTTTCGGTGTGTCGCTCTGGCTCGTACGCAGTCAGGTCACGGTCGGCGACACATCCTACATGCGCGCGATGATCCCGCATCACTCGATCGCCATCATGACTTCGAGCCGAGCGGATATCTCCGACCCGCGCGTGCGCAAGCTCGCCGACGAGATCATCTACGCGCAGGACAAGGAGATCGCCGAGATGCGCTTCCTCATCGACGACATCGACCGGAACGGTGACGGCACCGGGACGGCTGCGCCGTCCGCGTCGGCAATGACGCTCGACGAGGCGCTCGCCACGGCGGACCTTCCCTCGCTCGACCCGCAGTTTATGACGGACGATGAGATCGCGCTGGGTCTTTCGGGCGGAACGACATGCCGGTTCACCTATACCGAAGGAAGCCGTCCAGTGCTGGCGCTTGCCAGCGACGGCGCAGCGCTAATGAAGATCAGCGGGGACCTCGTGCAACTGCAGGCCGACCCGGCCTCACTTGCCAGAGGCCCGACGGCTGCCGCAGCGGGTGTGTCGATGGCTGTCAACGGACCGACCGGCGATCTCCTCGCGGGTGATGGCGAGCGTGACGCTGTGCTGACGATGAGCCTCGATCGCGGGATGACCGTTGGCTACAGCGGCTTCTACGACTGCCGCACCTAA
- a CDS encoding heavy metal translocating P-type ATPase, which produces MAASSIEFGVEGMTCASCVGRVERALRAIPGATDTSVNLATERARVTFTGPADAAVVREAIEGAGYDVAEATTELAVDGMTCASCVGRVERALAAVPGVKSVNVNLATERATVRHADGVVTTAALVEAVEDVGYQAKLASAADAGDEADAKKAGELKALQRDVAIAAMLTLPVFVLEMGAHLVPAFHHAIDVAIGRETSWLIQFALTTLVLFGPGLRFFRKGIPALLHGGPDMNSLVALGSGAAWAYSVVATFAAGSLPAETQNVYYEAAAVIVTLILLGRFMEARAKGQTGEAIKRLMGLRAKTARVVRGDETVDVLIEEVTAGDVIAVRPGDKIPVDGVVLDGSSFVDQSMITGEPVPVSRGEGDEVVGGTLNKTGAFTFRATKVGADTVLSQIIRMVETAQGAKLPIQALVDRVTFVFVPVVMAVAAVTFLVWLTFGPDPALTFALVNGVAVLIIACPCAMGLATPTSIMVGTGRGAELGVLMRKGEALQSLRDVTIVALDKTGTLTKGRPELTDFSVAEGFTEDEVLALVAAVEAKSEHPIAEAIVQAARARGLSAGEVARFDAVPGFGVGANVAGRRIDVGADRYMTRLGLEPAAFADESARLGGEGKSPLYAAVDGRLAAVIAVADPVKPTTAAALAALHDLGLSVAMITGDNRRTAEAIAARLGIDEVIAEVLPDGKVDAVKTLGARGRVAFVGDGINDAPALAEADVGLAIGTGTDVAIEAADVVLMSGDLNGVPNAIALSRATMRNIRQNLFWAFAYNTALIPVAAGALYPAFGLLLSPILAAGAMALSSIFVLTNALRLKGFRPPMARDGRVVAAVAASPAE; this is translated from the coding sequence ATGGCGGCGTCGAGTATCGAATTCGGCGTTGAGGGGATGACCTGCGCGTCCTGCGTCGGCCGCGTGGAAAGAGCTTTGAGGGCGATCCCCGGTGCTACGGATACTAGCGTGAACCTCGCCACCGAGCGAGCCCGAGTGACCTTTACGGGACCTGCCGACGCCGCTGTGGTGCGCGAGGCGATCGAGGGCGCCGGATACGACGTCGCCGAGGCGACGACCGAGCTCGCCGTCGACGGTATGACATGCGCGTCCTGCGTCGGCCGGGTGGAGCGCGCGCTCGCCGCCGTCCCGGGAGTTAAGTCTGTCAACGTCAACCTCGCGACTGAGCGGGCGACCGTGCGTCACGCGGACGGGGTGGTGACGACGGCCGCGCTTGTCGAAGCGGTGGAAGACGTCGGGTACCAAGCGAAGCTCGCGAGCGCGGCCGATGCAGGCGACGAGGCGGACGCAAAGAAAGCAGGCGAGCTCAAGGCGCTTCAGCGCGACGTCGCCATCGCCGCGATGCTGACGCTGCCGGTGTTCGTGCTGGAGATGGGCGCGCACCTCGTCCCCGCGTTCCACCACGCCATCGACGTCGCGATCGGGCGCGAGACGAGCTGGCTCATTCAGTTCGCGCTGACGACGCTGGTGCTATTCGGTCCGGGTCTGCGCTTCTTCCGAAAGGGTATTCCGGCGCTCCTGCATGGCGGGCCGGACATGAACTCGCTGGTCGCTTTGGGCTCGGGCGCGGCCTGGGCCTATTCGGTGGTGGCGACCTTCGCAGCTGGTAGCCTGCCCGCGGAAACGCAGAATGTATATTACGAGGCCGCGGCCGTGATCGTCACTCTGATCCTCCTCGGCCGCTTCATGGAGGCCCGCGCAAAGGGGCAGACCGGCGAGGCGATCAAGCGCCTGATGGGTCTGAGGGCGAAGACCGCGCGCGTCGTGCGCGGCGACGAGACCGTGGACGTGCTGATCGAGGAGGTCACGGCCGGCGACGTGATCGCGGTGCGCCCGGGAGACAAGATCCCCGTCGACGGCGTGGTGCTCGACGGATCGAGCTTCGTGGATCAGTCCATGATCACGGGCGAGCCGGTTCCCGTGTCGCGCGGCGAGGGGGACGAGGTTGTCGGCGGCACCCTCAACAAGACCGGCGCGTTCACCTTCCGCGCCACCAAGGTCGGCGCCGACACCGTGCTGTCGCAGATCATCCGCATGGTGGAGACGGCGCAGGGTGCGAAGCTTCCGATCCAGGCGCTGGTCGACCGCGTGACGTTCGTCTTCGTACCGGTCGTGATGGCGGTCGCGGCCGTCACGTTCCTCGTCTGGCTGACGTTCGGGCCGGATCCTGCGCTCACCTTCGCCCTCGTCAACGGCGTTGCGGTGCTCATCATTGCGTGCCCATGCGCGATGGGGCTCGCGACACCCACCTCTATCATGGTCGGTACCGGTCGTGGGGCGGAGTTGGGCGTCCTTATGCGCAAGGGAGAGGCGCTCCAGTCGCTGCGGGACGTCACCATCGTGGCGCTCGACAAGACTGGCACACTCACAAAGGGGCGTCCGGAGCTCACCGACTTCTCCGTGGCGGAAGGCTTCACCGAGGATGAGGTGCTGGCGCTCGTCGCGGCCGTTGAGGCGAAGTCCGAGCACCCGATTGCTGAAGCTATCGTACAGGCGGCACGGGCGCGCGGACTCTCAGCGGGGGAGGTTGCCAGGTTTGACGCCGTCCCGGGCTTCGGCGTCGGCGCGAACGTCGCGGGCCGGCGCATCGACGTCGGTGCGGACCGCTACATGACGCGGTTGGGTCTCGAGCCGGCCGCCTTCGCTGATGAGAGCGCGAGGCTGGGCGGGGAGGGTAAGTCGCCGCTCTACGCCGCCGTCGATGGTCGCCTCGCCGCGGTCATCGCTGTGGCCGACCCGGTGAAGCCGACGACGGCCGCCGCGCTCGCCGCGTTGCATGATCTCGGCCTGTCGGTCGCGATGATCACCGGTGACAACCGCCGCACGGCCGAGGCCATCGCCGCGCGGCTAGGCATCGACGAGGTCATCGCCGAGGTGTTGCCGGATGGCAAGGTAGACGCGGTAAAGACACTGGGCGCGCGCGGCCGGGTGGCGTTTGTCGGCGACGGGATCAACGACGCGCCGGCGCTCGCCGAGGCGGACGTGGGCCTTGCCATCGGCACGGGCACCGACGTCGCCATTGAAGCGGCGGACGTGGTGCTGATGTCCGGCGATCTCAACGGCGTGCCGAACGCCATCGCGCTGTCGCGGGCGACGATGCGCAACATCCGCCAGAACCTCTTCTGGGCGTTCGCGTACAATACCGCGCTGATTCCGGTGGCGGCGGGGGCTCTCTATCCGGCGTTTGGGTTGCTGCTTTCGCCCATCCTCGCGGCGGGAGCGATGGCGTTGTCGAGCATCTTTGTGCTCACGAATGCCCTGCGACTGAAAGGCTTCCGGCCACCCATGGCCCGTGACGGTCGTGTGGTGGCTGCGGTCGCCGCCTCTCCCGCGGAGTGA
- a CDS encoding EF-hand domain-containing protein, which translates to MKRRATAIATLAGAAFFTVAPALAQDSSQRHASTTETTSPETPGSSPRDGAMMQRMSSGTMPGSGMNQVGQGKNVRDAQHGGDRRMGHSMMMRMLFIAVDTDGSGTLSLPEVQEFHARMFKAADADDDGELTPAEMRAIMMGGMGG; encoded by the coding sequence ATGAAACGAAGAGCAACAGCAATCGCCACGCTTGCCGGAGCGGCGTTCTTCACAGTCGCTCCCGCACTGGCCCAGGATAGCAGCCAGAGGCATGCGTCCACGACCGAGACAACGTCGCCAGAGACGCCCGGCAGTAGCCCGCGCGACGGCGCCATGATGCAACGTATGAGCTCCGGTACGATGCCGGGATCGGGAATGAACCAAGTCGGGCAGGGCAAGAACGTGCGTGATGCCCAGCATGGCGGGGACCGGAGAATGGGCCATTCGATGATGATGCGGATGTTGTTCATCGCGGTGGACACAGACGGCAGCGGAACCCTGTCCCTTCCTGAGGTTCAGGAGTTTCATGCACGTATGTTCAAGGCCGCCGATGCGGACGATGACGGCGAACTAACCCCTGCGGAAATGCGCGCAATCATGATGGGCGGAATGGGCGGCTGA
- a CDS encoding complex I subunit 1 family protein: MSLAAFPFLVFFLALGAVLVVVLDAVARAALAGAPAGPYLAGTFRHAAMRLSGQLVTTEAPDRANWRLAPAWYGALAAAGLAVVPFGEGMALIQLPTSIVLWGAVEALVVVVVFLHGWSPNAPFPLIGAYRYVATGLPVMLPSMFVLIGAALPARSLDVLAIVESQREMWNVVRQPLGLPLFLIVGLSLTLRGPMDYADSADLAGGSSAEDSGPARAMWQAARLAMLVAFSAMAATVFLGGYLGPLLPGPLWLALKTALVLVLMVAATHLLPRMPVSRMVTFLWVVLLPVSFLHLLAAGLVAL; the protein is encoded by the coding sequence ATGAGCCTCGCAGCATTCCCGTTCCTAGTGTTCTTCCTGGCGCTGGGCGCCGTGCTCGTGGTCGTCCTCGACGCCGTCGCGCGGGCGGCGCTCGCAGGCGCGCCGGCGGGGCCATACCTCGCTGGCACCTTCCGCCATGCCGCGATGCGTCTCTCCGGTCAGTTGGTGACAACCGAGGCGCCCGACCGTGCCAACTGGCGCCTCGCCCCGGCGTGGTACGGGGCGCTCGCGGCGGCGGGTCTCGCCGTCGTCCCGTTCGGCGAGGGCATGGCCCTCATCCAGCTACCCACGAGCATCGTTCTCTGGGGCGCGGTCGAGGCGCTGGTGGTGGTCGTCGTCTTCCTCCACGGGTGGTCGCCGAACGCGCCGTTCCCGCTGATCGGCGCCTACCGCTACGTCGCCACCGGCCTGCCGGTCATGCTGCCGTCGATGTTCGTTCTCATCGGCGCCGCCCTTCCGGCCCGCTCGCTCGACGTACTCGCCATCGTCGAAAGTCAGCGTGAGATGTGGAATGTCGTACGCCAGCCGCTGGGGCTGCCGCTCTTCCTCATCGTCGGCCTGTCGCTCACCTTGCGCGGGCCGATGGACTACGCCGATTCCGCCGACCTTGCCGGCGGTAGCAGCGCCGAGGACTCCGGCCCCGCGCGGGCCATGTGGCAGGCGGCGCGGCTCGCGATGCTGGTCGCATTCTCGGCGATGGCGGCGACCGTCTTCCTCGGCGGCTACCTCGGCCCGCTGCTGCCTGGACCGCTTTGGCTCGCGCTCAAGACTGCGCTCGTCCTCGTGCTGATGGTGGCGGCAACGCACCTCCTACCAAGAATGCCGGTATCGCGGATGGTGACATTCTTGTGGGTGGTCCTCCTGCCGGTCTCCTTCCTCCACCTCCTTGCCGCGGGGCTCGTCGCGCTATGA
- a CDS encoding APC family permease, which produces MSSSYAKNSLSFLDAVAMGTGVMIGAGILALTGQIAEVAGSLFPLSFLVGAVITAFSAYTYVKMSNAYPSAGGIGMILQKAYGPTTVAAGAALLMALSMVINESLVARTFANYLLRGLGMPAEGWLVPAIGVALIVFAYLVNAAGNRSVGLLSQIMAALKVGGIALFGIAALWAGGISFEAGSSDAGAVGFVASVALAILAFKGFTTITNSGAEITDPHRNVGRAIVISIGLCTVIYLLVALGVGSSLPLDQIVAAKDYALAEAAKPALGQAGFYLTVALALVATASGVVASIFAVSRMLAMLTDMKLVPHSHFRMRGTIRDHTLVYTVVIAGGLTVFFDLSRIASLGAFFYLVMDMLIHWGVFRNQRKTIAARGWVMLTAIGLDALVLGAFALLKWQTDRPIVFIALAGILSVFAFERIFLAARQSRSAHHHESNEGG; this is translated from the coding sequence TTGAGTTCAAGCTACGCAAAGAACAGCCTATCGTTTCTCGATGCGGTCGCGATGGGAACAGGCGTCATGATCGGTGCGGGCATTCTCGCGCTGACAGGGCAGATCGCGGAAGTGGCGGGGTCACTGTTTCCGCTTTCCTTCCTAGTAGGCGCGGTCATAACCGCCTTCAGCGCCTACACATACGTCAAGATGTCGAACGCCTACCCGTCCGCCGGGGGGATCGGGATGATCTTGCAGAAGGCCTATGGGCCGACGACGGTGGCAGCGGGCGCGGCGCTCCTGATGGCTCTCTCGATGGTGATCAATGAGAGCCTCGTGGCGCGGACATTCGCCAACTATCTCTTGCGCGGCCTCGGAATGCCCGCTGAGGGCTGGTTGGTGCCGGCGATCGGCGTTGCGCTCATCGTGTTCGCCTATCTGGTCAACGCGGCGGGCAATCGTTCAGTTGGGCTGCTTTCGCAGATCATGGCGGCGCTCAAGGTTGGCGGGATCGCGCTCTTCGGGATCGCCGCGCTGTGGGCGGGGGGCATCTCCTTCGAAGCTGGCAGCAGCGACGCGGGAGCCGTTGGGTTCGTCGCATCGGTCGCACTGGCGATTCTCGCGTTCAAGGGCTTTACGACAATCACCAACAGCGGGGCCGAAATCACCGACCCCCATCGAAACGTCGGCCGTGCGATCGTGATCTCCATTGGCCTATGTACTGTCATCTACCTCCTTGTCGCGCTCGGCGTTGGGTCGAGCCTGCCGCTCGACCAGATCGTTGCAGCGAAGGACTACGCGCTCGCGGAAGCGGCCAAGCCCGCGCTCGGACAGGCAGGGTTCTATCTTACCGTCGCGCTGGCGCTCGTTGCGACAGCATCTGGGGTCGTCGCCAGTATCTTTGCCGTGTCGCGCATGCTCGCAATGCTGACTGACATGAAGCTCGTTCCGCACAGTCATTTCAGGATGCGCGGCACAATTCGCGACCACACGCTCGTCTACACCGTTGTTATTGCGGGTGGCCTTACGGTTTTCTTCGATCTGAGCCGCATCGCGTCATTAGGGGCGTTCTTCTACCTCGTGATGGACATGCTGATCCATTGGGGCGTCTTCAGGAATCAGCGCAAGACGATCGCCGCGCGCGGCTGGGTTATGCTGACAGCCATCGGGCTGGACGCTTTGGTTCTGGGGGCATTTGCCTTGTTGAAGTGGCAGACCGATCGTCCAATCGTCTTCATCGCGCTCGCCGGGATCCTCTCGGTCTTCGCGTTCGAGCGCATCTTCCTGGCCGCGAGACAGTCGCGGTCCGCGCACCACCACGAGAGTAACGAAGGGGGTTGA
- a CDS encoding NADH-quinone oxidoreductase subunit J: protein MIDALFTGLSALALYAGWRVFRVDSMVRASFWLMISFIAVGGIGLLLSAPYIGVATVFMMAVEMTVMVLFMVMFMMNPAGLNPMMMVHQHRFSIGAGVVAFAGMTAATLLTDLPSNPVAAGKAIVHDLGIELLGDSMLIFETAGVTLLATMMAAVILSARTGRFGDAVEGSVPPGLEPGGTPAGRVPEKSGGHHHGHGGHDHGSHGDGRSDHAHHHEGHDHDSGGHDHAGDKEKHA from the coding sequence ATGATCGATGCGCTGTTCACCGGTCTCTCCGCTCTGGCGCTCTACGCCGGTTGGCGCGTCTTCCGCGTCGATTCCATGGTGCGGGCTAGCTTCTGGCTGATGATCTCGTTCATCGCCGTCGGCGGGATCGGGCTCCTCCTGTCGGCGCCATACATCGGCGTCGCGACGGTATTCATGATGGCCGTGGAGATGACCGTCATGGTGCTCTTCATGGTCATGTTCATGATGAACCCGGCCGGCCTCAACCCGATGATGATGGTCCATCAGCACCGCTTCTCCATCGGCGCCGGGGTCGTCGCTTTCGCCGGAATGACGGCTGCGACGCTCCTCACCGACCTCCCATCGAACCCTGTCGCGGCGGGCAAGGCGATTGTCCACGACCTGGGGATCGAGCTTCTGGGGGACTCGATGCTGATCTTCGAGACCGCCGGCGTCACGTTGCTCGCGACGATGATGGCCGCCGTCATCCTCTCCGCGCGCACGGGTCGCTTCGGCGACGCCGTCGAGGGCTCGGTCCCGCCGGGCCTCGAGCCGGGAGGGACGCCCGCGGGCCGCGTGCCGGAGAAGAGCGGCGGCCACCACCACGGCCACGGCGGACACGACCACGGCTCCCACGGCGACGGTAGGAGCGATCACGCACACCATCACGAAGGGCATGACCACGACAGCGGCGGGCACGATCATGCCGGCGACAAGGAGAAGCACGCATGA
- a CDS encoding potassium channel family protein has translation MLFAVSTSIHYATLCSISGVLSRMPPRPHLGLTIAMMAIALAHVVEATLYAVGFWLGDTALGLGSFKSESELDWMDHFYFSLVNFTTLGRGDLTPTGHLRFMAGIEALQGFLLITASGSFLFQVMRGSVPLSRR, from the coding sequence GTGCTGTTTGCCGTCTCGACGAGCATCCACTACGCAACCTTGTGTTCAATTTCGGGTGTACTCTCCAGGATGCCCCCGCGCCCGCACCTCGGACTGACAATCGCCATGATGGCGATCGCGTTGGCGCATGTCGTGGAGGCGACCCTCTACGCTGTCGGGTTCTGGTTAGGTGATACGGCGCTCGGCTTAGGATCCTTCAAGTCGGAAAGCGAGCTGGACTGGATGGACCACTTCTACTTCTCGCTGGTCAACTTCACGACTCTCGGTCGTGGTGACCTGACGCCGACCGGACATCTCCGCTTCATGGCGGGCATCGAAGCCCTGCAGGGCTTCTTGTTGATCACCGCGTCAGGCTCGTTTCTATTCCAGGTAATGCGAGGCTCTGTTCCCCTCTCCCGCCGTTGA
- a CDS encoding NADH-quinone oxidoreductase subunit L, producing the protein MILALVVLLPTLAGFALIAAAPDRRGELALAAGFILGATLALAVAAILTGDTLLIAWGSGIELAGRLTPLSAIMLILPPLVALPVVVRGALTEEGPGLPRMVGLLLVFVGGMELVVIADDLVTLLVGWEVIGAASWALVAHRWRDPDAVTSGIWAFVVTRTGDLGLFLALMATVAATGSTRLNALGELTGMPLVLVSAGLLVSAAAKAAQAPFSPWLFRAMDGPTPVSALLHSATLVAAGAYLVLRAGPMLGDGFGAGAMAVGATTAVAGGIVALLNLHAKRLLAGSTSAHLGLMFVAAGAGYPGVALAHLVTHAAMKSALFIEAGTAHELRGTYALDRLAIGRAVPVLTWMTLLPTLALAGIPPLGAAWSKEKIAGAAHDASTLATIAVVVAGALSAAYAMRFYVAVFSPGPDVDPGRIPSRAVLILPSAFLAVVTLALSVLWIPAVPNTIADRLGVALPPGSLGLFAASIAAIAAGAVLGIVIARRRADLGSNDTAAALGDWLGLPWLLENAVARPAVALARVLARIDDVLVDRGVHLGAALSRTIAHVLARIDDTVVDRGVRLVAALSRWLANAGDRFGEWATDGLPRLTAYLVGAAGGGVRRTQTGLSHHYFAILVAGLAVAVAVLSYGA; encoded by the coding sequence ATGATCCTCGCCCTCGTCGTCCTCCTGCCGACGCTAGCCGGATTTGCCCTCATTGCCGCCGCGCCGGACCGGCGGGGTGAGCTCGCATTGGCCGCCGGGTTCATCCTCGGCGCCACGCTGGCGCTCGCCGTGGCGGCGATCCTCACCGGCGATACGCTCCTCATCGCCTGGGGCAGCGGCATCGAGCTCGCCGGGCGGCTGACGCCGCTTTCGGCGATCATGCTCATCCTCCCGCCGCTCGTCGCGCTCCCCGTCGTGGTACGCGGCGCGCTGACGGAGGAAGGGCCAGGCTTGCCGCGCATGGTCGGCCTCCTTCTCGTGTTCGTCGGCGGGATGGAGCTCGTCGTCATTGCGGACGATCTCGTCACGCTACTCGTCGGATGGGAGGTGATCGGCGCGGCCTCGTGGGCGCTGGTCGCCCATCGCTGGCGTGATCCGGACGCCGTGACGTCCGGCATCTGGGCGTTTGTCGTCACGCGCACGGGCGACCTCGGCCTGTTCCTCGCGCTGATGGCGACTGTCGCCGCCACCGGCTCGACCCGGCTCAATGCTCTCGGTGAGCTGACCGGCATGCCTCTCGTGCTGGTGTCAGCGGGCCTTCTGGTTTCGGCGGCGGCTAAGGCGGCGCAAGCGCCGTTCTCGCCGTGGCTGTTCCGGGCGATGGATGGACCGACTCCGGTCTCCGCGCTGCTCCACAGCGCCACGCTGGTCGCCGCCGGCGCCTACCTCGTCCTGCGCGCCGGGCCCATGCTGGGCGACGGGTTCGGGGCAGGCGCGATGGCGGTCGGCGCTACCACCGCGGTTGCCGGCGGAATCGTCGCGCTCCTCAACCTGCACGCCAAGCGGCTCCTCGCCGGATCGACCTCGGCGCATCTCGGGCTCATGTTCGTGGCGGCGGGCGCCGGATATCCGGGTGTCGCGCTCGCCCACCTCGTCACCCACGCAGCAATGAAATCGGCGCTCTTTATCGAGGCCGGCACCGCGCACGAGCTTCGCGGCACCTACGCGCTGGACCGCCTCGCCATCGGTCGTGCCGTACCGGTCCTCACCTGGATGACGCTCTTGCCCACGCTGGCGCTCGCCGGCATCCCGCCACTCGGCGCGGCGTGGAGCAAGGAGAAGATCGCTGGCGCCGCGCACGATGCCTCGACGCTCGCTACCATAGCGGTCGTCGTGGCGGGGGCACTTAGCGCCGCCTACGCGATGCGTTTCTATGTCGCCGTCTTCTCCCCCGGCCCGGACGTCGACCCCGGCCGTATCCCATCTCGTGCGGTACTAATCCTCCCGTCGGCCTTCCTCGCCGTGGTGACGCTGGCCCTATCGGTGCTGTGGATCCCCGCGGTTCCCAACACCATCGCCGATCGTCTCGGGGTTGCCCTGCCGCCCGGCTCGCTCGGCCTGTTCGCCGCCTCCATCGCGGCGATCGCGGCCGGGGCCGTCCTCGGCATCGTCATCGCCCGGCGACGCGCGGATCTAGGCAGCAATGACACTGCAGCGGCGCTCGGCGACTGGCTCGGTCTTCCGTGGCTCTTGGAGAACGCGGTGGCGCGGCCGGCCGTCGCGCTTGCCCGCGTCCTCGCCCGCATCGACGATGTCCTCGTCGACCGCGGTGTGCACCTTGGCGCAGCGCTGTCGCGGACGATTGCCCACGTCCTTGCCCGCATCGACGACACTGTCGTCGACCGCGGCGTGCGCCTCGTCGCTGCGTTGTCACGGTGGCTCGCCAACGCGGGGGACCGCTTTGGCGAGTGGGCTACCGATGGCCTGCCCCGGTTGACCGCCTATCTCGTCGGCGCAGCCGGCGGCGGCGTGCGGCGCACGCAGACCGGGCTTTCCCACCATTATTTCGCGATCCTCGTGGCGGGCCTCGCCGTCGCGGTCGCCGTCCTCTCCTACGGAGCGTGA
- a CDS encoding DUF2933 domain-containing protein: MLVPIGIYFASGGSLTSVTSAIGLLAPLALCGGMHFVMHRWLGRSCHGAAQGVPTAEPSRRRA, translated from the coding sequence ATGCTCGTGCCCATCGGCATATACTTCGCCTCCGGCGGAAGCCTGACCAGTGTGACCTCTGCGATTGGTCTGCTTGCTCCGCTGGCCCTTTGCGGTGGCATGCACTTCGTCATGCATCGCTGGCTTGGCCGCTCCTGCCACGGCGCCGCGCAGGGCGTTCCGACCGCCGAGCCTTCCCGGCGACGAGCTTAA